In the genome of Persephonella sp. KM09-Lau-8, one region contains:
- the atpD gene encoding F0F1 ATP synthase subunit beta has product MADNKGKIVQVVGPVVDVEFETEELPEIRWALKTERIAIDDRGNETKEDLYLEVAQHLGEKRVRTIAYGPTDGLVRGQEVESVGGPLQIPVGKGVLGRIFNVVGDPIDDGGPVETEERWPIFRPAPSFEEQSTKVEIFETGIKVIDLLVPFIKGGKVGLFGGAGVGKTVLMQELIHNIAKFHSGYSVVVGVGERTREGNDLWMEMKESGVLPYTAMVYGQMNEPPGVRFRVAQTGLTMAEYFRDVEKQDVLIFIDNIFRFVQAGAEVSTLLGRLPSAVGYQPTLGTDVGEVQERIASTVNGSITSIQAVYVPADDITDPAPASIFAHLDATIVLQRRLAELGIYPAIDPLESTSKALAPEYVGEEHYYVAREVQRILQRYKELQEIIAILGMEELSEEDKALVGRARRLQRFLAQKFHVAEQFTGQPGDYVKREDTIRSFKEVVEGKWDHLPEQAFYMVADIEDAKRKAEEIAAKQG; this is encoded by the coding sequence ATGGCAGATAACAAGGGTAAAATTGTTCAGGTCGTAGGACCTGTTGTAGACGTTGAATTTGAAACAGAAGAACTTCCAGAAATAAGATGGGCTTTAAAAACAGAAAGAATAGCCATTGACGACAGAGGAAATGAAACAAAAGAAGACCTCTATCTTGAAGTTGCACAGCACCTTGGAGAAAAAAGGGTAAGAACAATTGCTTATGGGCCAACAGATGGTCTTGTTAGAGGACAGGAAGTAGAAAGCGTAGGGGGACCACTTCAAATACCAGTTGGTAAAGGAGTTTTAGGTAGAATATTCAACGTTGTTGGAGACCCAATAGATGACGGTGGCCCAGTAGAGACAGAAGAAAGATGGCCAATTTTCAGACCTGCTCCATCATTTGAAGAACAGTCAACAAAGGTAGAAATATTCGAAACAGGTATTAAAGTTATTGACCTTCTCGTTCCATTTATCAAAGGTGGAAAAGTTGGACTGTTCGGTGGTGCTGGAGTTGGTAAAACAGTTCTTATGCAGGAGCTTATCCACAACATTGCTAAATTCCACTCTGGATACTCTGTTGTTGTTGGTGTTGGTGAAAGAACAAGGGAAGGAAATGACCTCTGGATGGAAATGAAAGAATCCGGAGTTCTCCCTTACACAGCCATGGTTTATGGACAGATGAATGAGCCTCCAGGGGTTAGGTTTAGAGTTGCTCAAACTGGTCTGACAATGGCTGAATACTTTAGAGATGTTGAAAAGCAGGACGTTCTTATTTTCATAGATAATATCTTCAGATTCGTTCAGGCAGGTGCTGAAGTTTCAACACTTCTTGGAAGACTTCCATCTGCTGTTGGTTATCAGCCAACACTGGGAACAGACGTTGGTGAAGTTCAGGAAAGAATTGCATCAACAGTTAACGGTTCTATTACATCTATTCAGGCTGTTTATGTTCCGGCTGACGATATTACAGACCCAGCGCCAGCATCTATCTTCGCACACCTTGATGCTACAATCGTTCTCCAAAGGAGACTTGCAGAGCTGGGTATCTATCCTGCTATTGACCCATTAGAGTCTACATCTAAGGCTCTTGCTCCTGAGTATGTTGGAGAAGAACACTACTACGTCGCAAGGGAAGTTCAAAGAATTCTCCAGAGATACAAAGAACTTCAAGAGATTATTGCAATTCTTGGTATGGAAGAACTTTCTGAAGAAGACAAGGCACTTGTTGGTAGAGCAAGAAGACTTCAAAGATTCCTTGCTCAGAAATTCCACGTTGCAGAACAGTTCACAGGCCAACCTGGTGATTACGTAAAAAGAGAAGATACAATCAGATCATTCAAAGAAGTTGTTGAAGGTAAATGGGATCACCTTCCAGAGCAGGCCTTCTACATGGTTGCTGACATAGAAGACGCAAAAAGAAAAGCAGAAGAAATCGCAGCAAAACAAGGATAA
- a CDS encoding ADP-ribosylation factor-like protein encodes MSEKTFKILVAGHFGAGKTTFVRTISQIETVNTEKKTTLAEEKAKKETTTVAMDFGEYTNKYGHKLRIFGIPGQERFSFMWPILAKDTKGFVFLIDSTDTSRWFEIPKQLKILMKVSPSAPILFVANKVDLPDAMSAEEVRQKLKIPPHIKVIEGVATDKNMVEKILDELTEEILKRNPELKEI; translated from the coding sequence ATGTCCGAGAAGACATTCAAAATCCTTGTGGCTGGTCATTTTGGTGCCGGTAAAACCACCTTTGTAAGAACAATTTCCCAGATAGAGACAGTAAATACGGAGAAAAAGACAACTTTAGCTGAAGAAAAAGCCAAAAAAGAAACCACCACAGTTGCTATGGATTTTGGAGAGTATACAAACAAATACGGTCATAAATTGAGAATTTTTGGAATTCCTGGACAGGAAAGATTCTCTTTTATGTGGCCTATCCTTGCAAAAGATACAAAGGGATTTGTTTTTCTGATTGATTCTACAGATACATCCCGTTGGTTCGAGATACCTAAACAACTGAAGATTCTGATGAAAGTAAGTCCTTCTGCTCCTATACTTTTTGTGGCTAACAAAGTAGATCTCCCTGATGCAATGTCTGCAGAAGAAGTGAGGCAAAAATTAAAGATACCTCCTCATATAAAGGTAATTGAAGGAGTTGCAACAGATAAAAATATGGTTGAAAAAATACTTGATGAGCTTACAGAAGAAATACTAAAAAGAAATCCAGAATTAAAAGAGATCTGA
- a CDS encoding roadblock/LC7 domain-containing protein produces the protein MLTPEKINEKREAFKDIVRTNNLDGLILADIEGLPIVSYLQEGMDEDTLASTGAAIFTAGLMAISDVKKRGLEQVVLHSPDGYLIYTQISDDYILGLISPPDAKLGILKMIIKKVTEMVNE, from the coding sequence ATGCTTACTCCAGAAAAGATAAATGAGAAAAGAGAGGCTTTCAAAGATATAGTTAGAACGAATAACCTTGATGGATTAATACTGGCAGATATTGAGGGGCTGCCTATAGTTTCATATTTGCAGGAAGGAATGGATGAAGACACTCTCGCATCAACAGGGGCGGCAATATTTACAGCTGGGTTAATGGCTATAAGTGATGTTAAAAAGAGAGGCTTAGAACAGGTGGTTCTTCATTCTCCAGATGGATATCTGATTTATACACAAATATCAGATGATTATATTCTTGGTTTAATTTCTCCACCAGATGCTAAACTTGGAATTCTAAAAATGATAATCAAAAAGGTGACAGAGATGGTAAACGAATAG